A single window of Euzebyales bacterium DNA harbors:
- a CDS encoding SDR family oxidoreductase — protein sequence MDLGLRGRVAAVAGASSGLGLAIARNLAAEGADVAICARDRERLGAAAAELDALGDGRVSATPVDVRDGDAVTAWIDTTAEAFGRLEIVVPNAGGPPGGGATAFDVDAYRDAVELNLMSQIVITRAALPHLRAAGWGRVIFVTSVSVKQPIPTLALSNTARAGVAGYAKSLVADLGDAGITVNLLAPGYHATDRLEEVLGDDAARDAVLADIPLGRLGDPTDFGAIAAFLASDQASYITGAVIAVDGGLSRALL from the coding sequence ATGGATCTGGGACTGCGCGGTCGCGTGGCTGCGGTCGCCGGCGCCAGCAGCGGTCTGGGACTGGCGATCGCCCGCAACCTCGCCGCCGAAGGCGCCGACGTCGCGATCTGTGCCCGCGATCGTGAGCGGCTCGGGGCGGCGGCGGCCGAGCTCGACGCCTTAGGTGACGGCCGGGTCAGCGCCACCCCGGTCGACGTGCGCGACGGCGATGCGGTCACGGCGTGGATCGACACCACCGCCGAGGCATTCGGCCGGCTCGAGATCGTGGTGCCCAACGCCGGCGGTCCACCAGGTGGGGGTGCGACGGCCTTCGACGTCGACGCGTACCGTGACGCGGTCGAGCTCAACCTCATGTCGCAGATCGTCATCACACGGGCGGCGCTGCCGCATCTGCGTGCGGCTGGTTGGGGGCGGGTGATCTTCGTCACATCGGTCTCGGTCAAGCAGCCGATCCCCACACTGGCGTTGTCGAACACCGCCCGCGCCGGCGTCGCCGGCTACGCCAAGTCCCTCGTCGCCGACCTGGGCGACGCCGGGATCACCGTCAACCTGCTCGCGCCCGGCTACCACGCGACGGACCGCCTCGAGGAGGTGCTCGGCGACGACGCCGCGCGCGACGCGGTCCTCGCTGACATCCCGCTGGGCCGCCTGGGCGACCCGACCGACTTCGGCGCGATCGCGGCGTTCCTGGCCAGCGACCAGGCGAGCTACATCACTGGCGCCGTCATCGCCGTCGACGGCGGGCTGTCACGGGCGCTGCTGTGA